One genomic window of Oryctolagus cuniculus chromosome 11, mOryCun1.1, whole genome shotgun sequence includes the following:
- the NAB2 gene encoding NGFI-A-binding protein 2 isoform X2, whose product MHRAPSPTAEQPPGGGDSARRTPQPRLKPSARAMALPRTLGELQLYRVLQRANLLSYYETFIQQGGDDVQQLCEAGEEEFLEIMALVGMATKPLHVRRLQKALREWATNPGLFSQPVPAVPVSSIPLFKISETAGTRKGSMSNGHSSPGEKAGGARSFSPKSPLELGEKLSPLPGGPGTGDPRIWPGRSTPESDVGAGGEEEAGSPPFSPPAGGGVPEGTGAVGLAAGGTGGSPDRLEPEMVRMVVESVERIFRSFPRGDTGEVTSLLKLNKKLARSVGHIFEMDDNDSQKEEEIRKYSIIYGRFDSKRREGKQLSLHELTINEAAAQFCMRDNTLLLRRVELFSLSRQVARESTYLSSLKGSRLHPEELGGPPLKKLKQEVGEQSHSEIQQPPPGPEPYAPPYHPSLEEDSASLSGESLDGHLQEFEEGLLDRCPAPGPHPALVEGRRSSVKVEAEASRQ is encoded by the exons ATGCACAGAGCGCCCTCCCCCACAGCTGAGCAGCCGCCGGGCGGAGGGGACAGCGCCCGCCGGACCCCGCAGCCCAGACTCAA GCCCAGTGCCCGAGCCATGGCACTGCCTCGGACGCTGGGGGAGCTGCAGCTGTACCGGGTCCTGCAGCGGGCCAATCTCCTCTCCTACTATGAGACGTTCATCCAGCAGGGAGGGGACGACGTGCAGCAGCTGTGTGAGGCCGGCGAGGAGGAGTTCCTGGAGATCATGGCACTTGTGGGCATGGCCACCAAGCCCCTCCACGTGCGGCGCCTGCAGAAGGCACTGAGAGAGTGGGCCACCAATCCAGGGCTCTTCAGCCAGCCGGTGCCTGCCGTGCCTGTCTCCAGCATCCCGCTCTTCAAGATCTCCGAGACTGCGGGTACCCGGAAGGGCAGCATGAGCAATGGACACAGCAGCCCAGGAGAGAAGGCGGGCGGTGCCCGCAGTTTCAGCCCCAAGAGCCCCCTTGAACTTGGAGAGAAGCTGTCGCCACTGCCGGGGGGTCCTGGAACGGGGGACCCCCGGATCTGGCCGGGCCGGAGCACTCCAGAATCAGACGTTGGGGCGGGAGGGGAAGAAGAGGCTGGCTcacctcccttctccccacctgCAGGGGGAGGAGTCCCTGAGGGGACTGGGGCCGTGGGTCTGGCAGCGGGTGGGACTGGGGGGAGTCCAGACCGCCTAGAGCCAGAGATGGTGCGCATGGTGGTGGAGAGCGTGGAGAGGATCTTCCGGAGCTTCCCCAGGGGGGACACCGGGGAGGTCACGTCGCTGCTGAAGCTGAATAAGAAGCTGGCACGGAGCGTGGGGCACATCTTCGAGATGGACGATAACGACAGCCAGAAAGAAGAGGAGATCCGCAAGTACAGCATCATCTACGGCCGCTTCGACTCCAAGCGGCGGGAGGGCAAGCAGCTCAGCCTGCACGAG CTGACCATCAACGAGGCTGCTGCCCAGTTCTGCATGCGCGACAACACGCTCTTGCTACGGAGAGTGGAGCTCTTCTCCCTGTCCCGTCAAGTGGCCCGCGAGAGCACCTACCTGTCCTCCTTGAAGGGCTCCAG ACTGCACCCTGAAGAACTGGGAGGCCCCCCACTGAAGAAACTGAAACAGGAG GTTGGAGAGCAGAGTCACTCTGAAATCCAgcagcctcccccaggccctgagcCCTATGCACCCCCGTACCACCCCAGCCTGGAGGAAGACAGCGCCAGCCTGTCCGGGGAGAGTCTCGATGGACACTTGCAGG
- the NAB2 gene encoding NGFI-A-binding protein 2 isoform X1: MHRAPSPTAEQPPGGGDSARRTPQPRLKPSARAMALPRTLGELQLYRVLQRANLLSYYETFIQQGGDDVQQLCEAGEEEFLEIMALVGMATKPLHVRRLQKALREWATNPGLFSQPVPAVPVSSIPLFKISETAGTRKGSMSNGHSSPGEKAGGARSFSPKSPLELGEKLSPLPGGPGTGDPRIWPGRSTPESDVGAGGEEEAGSPPFSPPAGGGVPEGTGAVGLAAGGTGGSPDRLEPEMVRMVVESVERIFRSFPRGDTGEVTSLLKLNKKLARSVGHIFEMDDNDSQKEEEIRKYSIIYGRFDSKRREGKQLSLHELTINEAAAQFCMRDNTLLLRRVELFSLSRQVARESTYLSSLKGSRLHPEELGGPPLKKLKQEVGEQSHSEIQQPPPGPEPYAPPYHPSLEEDSASLSGESLDGHLQAVGPCPRLTPPPADLPLALPAHGLWSRHILQQTLMDEGLRLARLVSHDRVGRLSPCVPAKPPLAEFEEGLLDRCPAPGPHPALVEGRRSSVKVEAEASRQ; encoded by the exons ATGCACAGAGCGCCCTCCCCCACAGCTGAGCAGCCGCCGGGCGGAGGGGACAGCGCCCGCCGGACCCCGCAGCCCAGACTCAA GCCCAGTGCCCGAGCCATGGCACTGCCTCGGACGCTGGGGGAGCTGCAGCTGTACCGGGTCCTGCAGCGGGCCAATCTCCTCTCCTACTATGAGACGTTCATCCAGCAGGGAGGGGACGACGTGCAGCAGCTGTGTGAGGCCGGCGAGGAGGAGTTCCTGGAGATCATGGCACTTGTGGGCATGGCCACCAAGCCCCTCCACGTGCGGCGCCTGCAGAAGGCACTGAGAGAGTGGGCCACCAATCCAGGGCTCTTCAGCCAGCCGGTGCCTGCCGTGCCTGTCTCCAGCATCCCGCTCTTCAAGATCTCCGAGACTGCGGGTACCCGGAAGGGCAGCATGAGCAATGGACACAGCAGCCCAGGAGAGAAGGCGGGCGGTGCCCGCAGTTTCAGCCCCAAGAGCCCCCTTGAACTTGGAGAGAAGCTGTCGCCACTGCCGGGGGGTCCTGGAACGGGGGACCCCCGGATCTGGCCGGGCCGGAGCACTCCAGAATCAGACGTTGGGGCGGGAGGGGAAGAAGAGGCTGGCTcacctcccttctccccacctgCAGGGGGAGGAGTCCCTGAGGGGACTGGGGCCGTGGGTCTGGCAGCGGGTGGGACTGGGGGGAGTCCAGACCGCCTAGAGCCAGAGATGGTGCGCATGGTGGTGGAGAGCGTGGAGAGGATCTTCCGGAGCTTCCCCAGGGGGGACACCGGGGAGGTCACGTCGCTGCTGAAGCTGAATAAGAAGCTGGCACGGAGCGTGGGGCACATCTTCGAGATGGACGATAACGACAGCCAGAAAGAAGAGGAGATCCGCAAGTACAGCATCATCTACGGCCGCTTCGACTCCAAGCGGCGGGAGGGCAAGCAGCTCAGCCTGCACGAG CTGACCATCAACGAGGCTGCTGCCCAGTTCTGCATGCGCGACAACACGCTCTTGCTACGGAGAGTGGAGCTCTTCTCCCTGTCCCGTCAAGTGGCCCGCGAGAGCACCTACCTGTCCTCCTTGAAGGGCTCCAG ACTGCACCCTGAAGAACTGGGAGGCCCCCCACTGAAGAAACTGAAACAGGAG GTTGGAGAGCAGAGTCACTCTGAAATCCAgcagcctcccccaggccctgagcCCTATGCACCCCCGTACCACCCCAGCCTGGAGGAAGACAGCGCCAGCCTGTCCGGGGAGAGTCTCGATGGACACTTGCAGG CTGTGGGGCCGTGCCCAAGGCTGACGCCGCCCCCTGCTGACCTGCCTCTGGCATTGCCAGCCCACGGGCTGTGGAGCCGCCACATCCTGCAGCAGACACTGATGGATGAGGGGCTGCGGCTCGCCCGCCTCGTCTCCCACGACCGCGTGGGCCGCCTCAGCCCCTGTGTGCCTGCAAAGCCACCTCTCGCAG